In Nocardia sputorum, a single genomic region encodes these proteins:
- a CDS encoding L,D-transpeptidase, which yields MAVLLAACSSSSEPGGAPGPAGPAPAPIAIAPASGARDVDPLAPVQVSTADGQLTSVTMTNEQGKVVEGILTPDKTAWKPTEPLGYGRTYTVTAEGLTVTGRTGPTTSTFATLSPNNQTKVALTTTGGTPLSDGGTFGVGTVVVAHFDEDIPDRAAAEKHLAVTTDPPVEGSWYWLDDRNAHWRPKEYYAPGTKVSVAANIYGQELGRGLYGQEDTKTTFTIGASHVSIADDNTKQIQVFENGRLIRTMPTSMGMGGSEVVAGKTITFWTQPGIYTVMDKANPVIMDSSTYGLPINSRLGYKEAIGWATRISTDGIYLHQLDSTVWAQGNTDVSHGCLNLSGENAQWFFAFAVPGDVVEIRNTGGAPLEVWQNGDWGLPWDQWVQGSALR from the coding sequence ATGGCGGTGCTCCTGGCGGCGTGCTCGTCTTCGTCCGAACCGGGCGGCGCACCGGGGCCCGCGGGCCCTGCGCCCGCGCCCATCGCCATCGCACCCGCATCCGGCGCCCGCGATGTCGATCCCCTCGCACCGGTCCAGGTGAGCACCGCCGACGGCCAGCTGACGTCGGTCACCATGACCAACGAGCAGGGCAAGGTCGTCGAGGGGATCCTGACGCCGGACAAGACGGCCTGGAAACCCACCGAGCCGCTCGGCTACGGCCGCACCTACACGGTGACGGCGGAAGGACTGACCGTCACCGGCCGAACCGGCCCCACCACCTCGACGTTCGCCACGCTGAGCCCGAACAACCAGACGAAGGTCGCGCTGACCACCACGGGCGGCACGCCGCTGTCCGACGGCGGCACGTTCGGCGTGGGCACCGTGGTGGTGGCCCATTTCGACGAGGACATTCCCGACCGCGCCGCCGCCGAGAAGCATCTGGCCGTCACCACCGACCCGCCCGTCGAGGGCTCGTGGTACTGGCTGGACGATCGCAACGCGCACTGGCGCCCGAAGGAGTACTACGCGCCCGGCACCAAGGTGAGCGTGGCGGCGAACATCTACGGCCAGGAACTCGGCCGAGGGCTCTACGGCCAAGAGGACACCAAGACCACGTTCACCATCGGCGCGTCGCACGTCTCGATCGCCGACGACAACACCAAGCAGATCCAGGTCTTCGAGAACGGCAGGCTGATCCGTACCATGCCGACCTCGATGGGCATGGGCGGCAGCGAGGTCGTCGCGGGCAAGACGATCACCTTCTGGACCCAGCCCGGGATCTACACGGTGATGGACAAGGCCAATCCGGTGATCATGGATTCGTCCACCTACGGCCTGCCGATCAACTCGCGCCTCGGCTACAAGGAGGCCATCGGCTGGGCGACCCGGATCAGCACCGACGGCATCTACCTGCACCAGCTCGACTCCACCGTCTGGGCGCAGGGCAACACCGACGTGTCCCATGGCTGTCTCAACCTCAGCGGCGAGAACGCCCAGTGGTTCTTCGCTTTCGCCGTCCCCGGTGACGTGGTGGAGATCCGCAACACCGGCGGCGCACCGCTCGAGGTCTGGCAGAACGGCGACTGGGGCCTGCCGTGGGATCAGTGGGTGCAGGGCAGCGCGCTGCGGTAG
- a CDS encoding winged helix-turn-helix transcriptional regulator — protein sequence MTLRRPVDDSVTRVVELLGDRWTILLIAEAFFGVHRFSDFARNIGITNRNLLTSRLRMLIDAGIFTRTDHGGGRVDYHLTAAGRELYPIVTAMMVWGDHHLAGPEGPPIVLEHRGCGQETSPMLVCDHCREQIDPRDVEPKAGPGFHQPPGAEQAG from the coding sequence ATGACATTGCGGCGCCCGGTCGACGATTCGGTCACCCGCGTGGTCGAACTGCTCGGCGACCGGTGGACCATCCTGCTCATCGCCGAGGCGTTCTTCGGGGTGCACCGTTTCAGCGATTTCGCCCGCAACATCGGCATCACCAATCGCAACCTGCTCACCAGCCGCCTGCGCATGCTGATCGACGCGGGCATCTTCACCCGCACCGATCACGGCGGCGGGCGCGTCGACTATCACCTCACCGCCGCGGGCCGCGAGCTGTATCCGATCGTCACGGCGATGATGGTCTGGGGCGATCACCACCTGGCCGGGCCGGAGGGCCCTCCGATCGTCCTGGAACACCGCGGCTGCGGGCAGGAGACCTCGCCCATGCTGGTCTGCGACCACTGCCGCGAGCAGATCGACCCGCGCGACGTCGAACCCAAGGCCGGTCCCGGCTTCCACCAGCCGCCGGGGGCCGAGCAAGCCGGGTGA
- a CDS encoding class I SAM-dependent methyltransferase — MTRPADFWNTVYDNDTAPWVIGEPQPAIVALERDGGIAGRVLDPGCGAGEHTILLTRLGYDVRGIDMSPSAVAYARANAAEQGVPSAAFEVADALALGERPDFAGDPPGSAPAFDTVVDSALFHVFGTEDEARAAYVRSLHAVCKPGGTVYVLALSDVEPGFGPRISDTLIRESFGDGWTVEDLRPAKYRGRVTDLVAQEAADLEISESGQVDAAAWLARIRRL, encoded by the coding sequence ATGACTCGTCCAGCTGATTTCTGGAACACCGTCTACGACAACGACACCGCACCCTGGGTGATCGGCGAGCCGCAACCGGCCATCGTCGCGCTCGAGCGCGACGGCGGCATCGCCGGACGCGTGCTCGACCCCGGCTGCGGCGCGGGTGAGCACACCATCCTGCTGACCAGGCTCGGATACGACGTGCGCGGCATAGACATGTCGCCGAGCGCGGTGGCGTACGCGCGCGCCAACGCGGCCGAGCAGGGCGTGCCGTCCGCCGCGTTCGAGGTGGCCGACGCGCTCGCGCTCGGCGAACGGCCCGACTTCGCCGGTGACCCGCCCGGCTCCGCGCCCGCGTTCGACACCGTGGTCGACAGCGCGCTGTTCCACGTCTTCGGGACCGAGGACGAGGCGCGCGCCGCCTATGTCCGCAGCCTGCACGCGGTCTGCAAGCCGGGCGGCACGGTCTACGTTCTCGCGCTCTCCGACGTCGAGCCGGGTTTCGGCCCGCGCATCAGCGACACGTTGATCCGGGAGTCGTTCGGCGACGGCTGGACGGTCGAGGACCTCCGCCCGGCCAAGTACCGGGGGCGAGTCACCGACCTGGTCGCCCAAGAGGCCGCGGACCTGGAGATCTCCGAGTCGGGCCAGGTCGACGCCGCGGCGTGGCTGGCCCGGATCCGTCGCCTGTGA
- a CDS encoding acyl-CoA dehydrogenase family protein, translating to MDFELPAELVDYLAELDAFIDREITPLEQIDDNIRFFDHRREDARTDWDRGGLPNARWEELLAEVRRRADAAGHLRYAFPAQYGGRDGTNLGMAVIREHLARRGLGLHCDLQNEHAIVANNVGLLLMLEYGTPAQRAEWVDGLASGTKFFAFGITEPEHGSDATHMETTAVPDGDDWVITGRKTWNTGVHIADADLIFARTSGGPGDAAGITAFLVPTDAPGFVVEEYLWTFNMPTDHARVALDRVRVPDTAVFGGEGRGLAVVQHFFNENRIRQAASSLGAAQYCIDESVAYAKQRKPFGKPLATNQAIQFPLVELHTQCEMLRALIHKTAWSMDTYGTFAVSEQVSMCNYWANRLCCEAADRAMQVHGGLGYSRHKPFEHIYRHHRRYRITEGAEEIQMRRVAGYLFGFMGSGAPKGV from the coding sequence ATGGATTTCGAGCTACCCGCGGAACTGGTCGACTACCTGGCCGAACTCGACGCGTTCATCGATCGGGAGATCACGCCGCTCGAGCAGATCGACGACAACATCCGCTTCTTCGACCACCGCCGCGAGGACGCCCGCACCGACTGGGATCGCGGCGGCCTGCCGAACGCGCGCTGGGAGGAGTTGCTGGCCGAGGTGCGCAGGCGCGCCGACGCCGCCGGTCACCTGCGGTACGCGTTTCCCGCGCAGTACGGCGGCCGGGACGGCACCAATCTCGGCATGGCCGTGATCCGCGAGCACTTGGCCCGGCGCGGCCTCGGACTGCACTGCGACCTGCAGAACGAGCACGCTATCGTCGCCAACAACGTCGGCTTGCTGCTCATGCTCGAGTACGGCACACCCGCCCAGCGGGCGGAGTGGGTGGACGGGCTGGCCTCGGGGACGAAATTCTTCGCCTTCGGCATCACCGAGCCCGAGCACGGCTCCGACGCGACCCACATGGAGACCACGGCGGTGCCCGACGGGGACGACTGGGTGATCACCGGGCGCAAGACCTGGAACACCGGCGTGCATATCGCCGACGCCGACCTGATCTTCGCGCGCACCTCGGGCGGGCCGGGCGACGCCGCGGGCATCACCGCGTTCCTGGTGCCCACCGACGCGCCCGGATTCGTCGTGGAGGAATACCTCTGGACCTTCAACATGCCCACCGACCACGCTCGCGTCGCGCTGGACAGGGTCCGGGTACCGGACACCGCCGTCTTCGGCGGCGAGGGACGCGGCTTGGCGGTGGTGCAGCACTTCTTCAACGAGAACCGGATCCGCCAGGCCGCGTCCAGCCTGGGCGCGGCGCAGTACTGCATCGACGAGTCGGTGGCCTACGCCAAACAGCGCAAGCCCTTCGGCAAGCCGCTGGCCACCAACCAGGCGATCCAGTTCCCCCTGGTGGAGTTGCACACCCAGTGCGAGATGCTGCGCGCCCTCATCCACAAGACCGCGTGGTCGATGGACACCTACGGCACGTTCGCCGTCTCCGAGCAGGTCTCGATGTGCAACTACTGGGCCAACCGGTTGTGCTGCGAGGCCGCCGACCGCGCCATGCAGGTGCACGGCGGCCTCGGCTACTCCCGGCACAAGCCGTTCGAGCACATCTACCGCCACCACCGGCGCTATCGGATCACCGAGGGCGCCGAAGAGATCCAGATGCGGCGGGTCGCGGGCTATCTTTTCGGGTTCATGGGCAGCGGAGCGCCCAAGGGGGTGTGA
- a CDS encoding phosphotransferase family protein: MSADLARGLAAFLESGGGRAVTVSNVEYLSAGARRRNVAFEADLGGGTRRLVATIVPSAIELVPVDVEAAVRELARTNGVPVPPVVAICTDSAYVGGPFVVSERVDGETVPRKVLRLTEAACLGERVAEQLGEAMGRLHAIDPSTAPTRLPEAAADPGRQLTEAAEHVRALLPDRPVFALALRWLERRCPPAPPRTALLHTDLRNGNIVVGPDGLRAVLDWEGAQRHGDPMRDVAWPALRMWRFRADDREFGGLAGRAAFVRGYQRGGGDFDEDRFRWWKVMCTLAWGVGLAGQAAAHLDGSVRDIVMAASGRRVSEIEWDLLMQIRPTAKG; encoded by the coding sequence GTGAGCGCCGACCTGGCCCGCGGCTTGGCCGCGTTCCTCGAGTCGGGCGGCGGCCGAGCGGTGACGGTGTCGAATGTCGAATATCTGTCCGCCGGGGCTCGCCGCCGTAACGTCGCCTTCGAAGCCGACCTGGGCGGTGGGACACGGCGCTTGGTCGCGACCATCGTGCCGAGCGCGATCGAGCTGGTTCCCGTCGACGTGGAGGCCGCCGTCCGGGAACTGGCGCGGACCAATGGCGTGCCGGTGCCCCCCGTGGTGGCGATCTGCACCGATAGCGCGTATGTCGGAGGGCCGTTCGTGGTCTCCGAACGGGTGGACGGTGAGACCGTGCCCCGCAAAGTCTTACGACTGACCGAGGCCGCGTGTCTCGGCGAACGAGTCGCCGAGCAGCTCGGTGAAGCCATGGGCCGCCTGCATGCCATCGATCCGTCGACCGCGCCCACCCGGCTGCCGGAGGCGGCCGCCGATCCCGGACGTCAGCTGACCGAGGCGGCCGAGCACGTGCGCGCGCTCTTGCCGGACCGGCCGGTGTTCGCCCTCGCCCTGCGCTGGCTGGAACGCCGCTGCCCGCCCGCGCCGCCCCGCACCGCGCTGCTGCACACCGACCTGCGCAACGGCAACATCGTCGTCGGCCCGGACGGCCTGCGGGCTGTGCTGGACTGGGAAGGCGCGCAGCGCCATGGCGATCCGATGCGCGACGTGGCCTGGCCCGCGCTGCGCATGTGGCGCTTCCGCGCGGACGACCGGGAATTCGGCGGACTCGCGGGCCGCGCCGCGTTCGTGCGCGGCTACCAGCGCGGCGGCGGCGATTTCGACGAAGACCGGTTTCGCTGGTGGAAGGTGATGTGCACGCTCGCCTGGGGCGTCGGGCTGGCCGGGCAGGCCGCGGCCCATCTGGACGGCAGTGTGCGGGACATCGTGATGGCGGCCAGCGGGCGCCGCGTCTCGGAAATCGAATGGGACCTGCTGATGCAGATCCGACCCACTGCGAAAGGCTGA
- the glpD gene encoding glycerol-3-phosphate dehydrogenase, translating into MSARLDAKYRARAVNALGDTEIDVLVIGGGVVGAGAALDAASRGLTVTLVEARDFAAGTSSRSSKLIHGGLRYLEQLDFWLVREALKERGLLLHRLAPHLVRPVSFLLPLRHRVWERAYIGAGVALYDTIGGARALPMHRHLSRTRALELAPALREDALTGAIRYFDAQVDDARHTMMIARTAAQHGATVLTRTKVTALLRDGERVVGAEVIDRETGRVHTVRARRVISATGVWTDEMNRMTGVDFPFHVRMSKGVHILVPRHRLHLDTGLIMRTEKSVLFVIPWHRHWIIGTTDTDWSLDKDHPAASDADVRYLLDHVNRVLREPLTRDDVVGTYAGLRPLLSGASADTATLSREHAVAEPAPGLFVIAGGKYTTYRVMAADVVDAAVAGFGRAVAPSVTEHLPILGAVGYQELAADLDSLAQRAGLPRATVERLLGRYGSAITDLFDLIAREPALGDPLTGAPEYLGAEAVYAVTHEGALHLDDVLTRRTRVSIEAPDRGLAAAAEVAWLIGAHLEWDAETTEREIARYRERVHAELAANQAADDESANAARLVTVA; encoded by the coding sequence GTGTCCGCACGATTGGACGCCAAGTACCGCGCCCGCGCGGTGAACGCACTCGGCGACACCGAGATCGACGTACTCGTCATCGGCGGCGGCGTGGTCGGCGCGGGCGCCGCCCTCGACGCCGCCTCCCGCGGCCTGACCGTGACCCTGGTGGAGGCCAGGGACTTCGCGGCGGGCACCTCCAGCCGCTCCAGCAAGCTCATCCACGGTGGGCTGCGCTACCTGGAGCAGCTGGACTTCTGGCTGGTCCGGGAGGCGCTGAAGGAACGCGGCCTGCTGCTGCACCGGCTGGCCCCGCACCTGGTGCGGCCCGTGTCGTTCCTGCTGCCCTTGCGGCACCGCGTCTGGGAGCGCGCCTACATCGGCGCGGGGGTCGCCCTGTACGACACCATCGGCGGCGCCCGCGCGCTGCCGATGCACCGGCACCTGTCGCGCACCCGCGCGCTGGAACTCGCGCCCGCGCTGCGCGAGGACGCGCTCACCGGCGCGATCCGGTACTTCGACGCGCAGGTCGACGACGCCAGGCACACGATGATGATCGCGCGCACGGCCGCGCAGCACGGCGCGACCGTGCTCACCCGCACCAAGGTGACGGCGCTGCTGCGCGACGGTGAACGCGTCGTCGGCGCGGAGGTCATCGACCGGGAGACCGGCCGGGTGCACACCGTCCGCGCGCGCCGGGTGATCAGCGCCACCGGAGTGTGGACCGACGAGATGAACCGGATGACCGGCGTCGATTTCCCCTTCCACGTCCGGATGTCCAAGGGCGTGCACATCCTGGTGCCGCGCCATCGCCTGCACCTGGACACCGGCCTGATCATGCGCACCGAGAAGAGCGTGCTGTTCGTCATCCCGTGGCACCGGCACTGGATCATCGGCACCACCGACACGGACTGGTCGCTGGACAAGGACCATCCGGCGGCCAGCGACGCCGACGTGCGGTACCTGCTCGACCACGTCAACCGGGTGCTGCGCGAACCGCTCACCCGCGACGACGTCGTCGGGACCTACGCGGGGCTGCGGCCGCTGCTGTCCGGAGCGTCGGCCGACACCGCGACGCTCTCGCGGGAGCACGCGGTGGCCGAACCGGCGCCCGGCCTGTTCGTGATCGCGGGCGGCAAGTACACCACCTACCGGGTGATGGCCGCCGACGTCGTGGACGCGGCGGTGGCGGGGTTCGGCCGCGCGGTCGCCCCGTCGGTGACCGAGCACCTGCCGATCCTCGGCGCGGTGGGCTACCAGGAACTCGCCGCCGACCTGGACAGCCTCGCCCAGCGCGCGGGTCTGCCGCGGGCGACGGTCGAGCGTCTGCTCGGCCGGTACGGTTCGGCGATCACCGACCTGTTCGACCTGATCGCCCGCGAGCCCGCGTTGGGCGACCCGCTCACCGGCGCACCCGAGTACCTGGGCGCGGAGGCGGTGTACGCGGTGACGCACGAGGGCGCTCTGCACTTGGACGACGTGCTCACCCGCCGCACCCGGGTCTCCATCGAAGCGCCCGACCGCGGTCTGGCCGCCGCGGCCGAGGTGGCCTGGCTGATCGGCGCGCACCTCGAGTGGGACGCCGAGACCACCGAGCGCGAGATCGCCCGCTACCGCGAGCGGGTGCACGCGGAACTGGCCGCCAATCAGGCGGCCGACGACGAGTCCGCGAACGCGGCCCGCCTGGTCACGGTCGCCTGA
- a CDS encoding DUF6285 domain-containing protein encodes MQNRPSAAELLESLAELLEETLLPALPAGLQHKARVGANLARIVRRELESGPGAAERERELLAAVAEGDDERLWEALVSVVRADLDIAKPGYDAWAGE; translated from the coding sequence ATGCAGAATCGCCCATCGGCAGCGGAGTTGCTGGAATCGCTCGCCGAACTGCTCGAGGAGACGCTGCTGCCCGCCCTTCCCGCGGGATTGCAGCACAAGGCACGGGTGGGGGCCAACCTCGCCAGGATCGTGCGCAGGGAGCTCGAATCGGGCCCGGGTGCGGCCGAGCGGGAGCGTGAGTTGCTCGCGGCGGTGGCCGAGGGCGATGACGAGCGACTCTGGGAAGCGCTGGTCTCCGTCGTGCGGGCCGATCTGGACATCGCCAAGCCGGGGTACGACGCCTGGGCGGGCGAGTGA